A section of the Dehalobacter sp. DCM genome encodes:
- the gltX gene encoding glutamate--tRNA ligase, with protein sequence MTVKVRFAPSPTGPLHIGGARSALFNYLFAAGRGGTFVFRIEDTDLERSSRESEQDIMKALHWLGITWDEGIDAGGDSGPYRQTERLDTYQHYTEKLMQSGQAYYCYCSEAELEQERQELSARGETPRYLGKCRHLTPDQRLAYEAEGRKPVVRFKVPEGQDIVINDLVRGKVVFESDGIGDYIIVKSDGIPTYNYAVVIDDVLMHITHVVRGEEHLSNTPRQVLIYEALGMKAPDFAHISLILNTEGRKMSKRDGDTAVMDYYHKGYLPEAVVNFIALMGWSPSGEQEFFTMEELKQAFSLEKVSKSPAVFDLNKLNYINAHYLKQKEAADLVELVLPFLRDKGIFPAAVLSESERQWITAFVEAVKEKINCLSEVKDYIHYFVGTEVDDFTEEAEAIMQADTVSAVLDLFASKIRQAEILDMATSKCILKEITKELSLKGKDVFMPVRIALTGQMHGPDLDRIMALLGKDNIYGRLAQTAGRRS encoded by the coding sequence ATGACAGTCAAAGTAAGATTTGCTCCCAGTCCTACCGGGCCACTGCACATAGGAGGCGCCCGGTCTGCCCTGTTTAACTATTTGTTTGCTGCGGGCAGAGGGGGTACTTTTGTATTTCGTATAGAGGATACCGATCTGGAACGCTCCAGCCGGGAATCGGAGCAGGATATCATGAAGGCTTTGCATTGGCTGGGTATCACCTGGGATGAGGGAATTGACGCCGGCGGCGATTCCGGGCCATACAGACAGACGGAAAGACTGGATACATATCAACATTATACCGAGAAGCTGATGCAAAGCGGGCAAGCCTATTATTGTTATTGTTCAGAAGCTGAACTGGAACAAGAACGGCAGGAACTGAGCGCACGCGGTGAAACTCCGCGTTATCTCGGCAAATGCCGCCATCTGACGCCTGATCAGCGACTGGCATACGAAGCGGAGGGACGGAAGCCTGTCGTCCGTTTTAAAGTGCCGGAGGGTCAGGATATCGTTATCAATGATTTAGTTCGGGGAAAAGTGGTTTTTGAAAGCGACGGCATCGGGGATTATATTATTGTCAAATCAGACGGAATCCCAACCTACAACTATGCGGTGGTCATCGATGATGTCCTTATGCATATCACCCATGTTGTTCGCGGAGAAGAACATCTCTCCAATACACCGCGCCAGGTCTTGATTTATGAGGCATTGGGAATGAAAGCACCGGATTTTGCCCATATTTCGTTGATCCTGAATACGGAAGGGCGTAAGATGAGCAAACGGGATGGGGATACAGCCGTCATGGACTACTATCATAAGGGCTATTTGCCGGAAGCGGTTGTCAATTTCATCGCGCTTATGGGTTGGTCGCCATCCGGAGAACAGGAATTTTTTACGATGGAAGAGCTTAAACAGGCATTTTCCTTGGAAAAAGTATCAAAAAGTCCGGCGGTGTTTGATCTCAACAAGCTGAATTATATTAATGCTCATTACCTGAAACAGAAAGAAGCTGCGGATTTAGTGGAATTGGTCCTTCCGTTTTTACGAGATAAAGGGATTTTTCCGGCGGCTGTCCTCAGTGAGTCAGAAAGGCAATGGATTACCGCGTTTGTTGAGGCTGTAAAGGAAAAAATAAACTGCTTAAGTGAAGTGAAAGATTATATTCATTACTTTGTTGGTACAGAAGTGGATGACTTTACAGAGGAAGCCGAGGCAATCATGCAGGCAGATACCGTATCGGCGGTATTGGATCTTTTCGCCAGCAAAATCCGCCAGGCGGAAATACTGGACATGGCGACATCAAAATGTATACTGAAGGAAATAACCAAGGAGTTGAGCTTAAAAGGGAAAGATGTCTTTATGCCGGTGCGTATTGCGCTTACGGGACAGATGCACGGACCGGATCTTGATCGAATTATGGCTCTCTTGGGTAAGGATAATATCTACGGGCGTTTAGCTCAAACGGCAGGGAGGAGATCATAA
- the cysS gene encoding cysteine--tRNA ligase: protein MTIRLYNTMTRRKEELIPREAGKVSVYACGPTTYNYFHLGNARMLVVFDMIRRYLIHKGFDVTYVQNFTDVDDKIINRAAQEGIDPLVLASKYIDEYFVDAKALNILPADIHPKATEHIQDMIEIITKLEKKGLAYNVDGDVYYAVDKFPGYGKLSGRTLEDMQAGARVDIDDKKHNPMDFALWKKAKEGEPYWESPWGQGRPGWHIECSAMSLKYLGPGFDIHGGGGDLVFPHHENELAQSEGASDGQPFARYWMHNAFITVNQEKMSKSLGNFFLVRDVTEKFPGDVIRFYLLGTHYRSPLDFDDEKLVMASKGLDRLKNSIRLAKEAIGKAPIAVGLTTENGGEDVVEAAKIAQNAFEQAMDDDFNSAQAYAALFELSRAINTYVSKGQIEAQALQVSAQTLIALSGVLGFDLEAESEADQTDSGKLGPVMDLVMEIRANARKNKDWATADLIRDRIKEIGIIIEDTPEGARWYIK from the coding sequence ATGACTATCCGATTATATAATACGATGACTCGCCGCAAGGAGGAATTAATTCCGCGGGAAGCCGGTAAGGTATCGGTTTATGCCTGCGGCCCGACAACCTATAATTATTTCCACCTCGGTAATGCCCGGATGCTTGTCGTCTTTGATATGATTCGGCGTTATTTGATCCACAAGGGATTTGATGTCACCTATGTGCAGAATTTTACTGATGTGGACGATAAAATCATTAACCGGGCAGCACAGGAAGGGATCGACCCTTTGGTTCTGGCAAGTAAATATATTGATGAATATTTTGTTGATGCCAAGGCTCTGAATATTTTGCCTGCGGATATCCATCCCAAGGCAACGGAGCATATTCAGGATATGATCGAAATCATTACAAAGCTTGAGAAAAAAGGGCTTGCCTACAATGTTGATGGGGACGTTTACTACGCCGTGGATAAATTCCCCGGCTACGGCAAACTATCCGGACGGACACTTGAGGATATGCAGGCTGGGGCACGCGTCGATATCGATGATAAAAAACATAACCCGATGGATTTCGCCCTGTGGAAAAAAGCCAAAGAGGGTGAACCCTACTGGGAAAGTCCCTGGGGTCAAGGTCGGCCAGGATGGCATATCGAATGTTCAGCCATGTCCCTAAAGTATCTGGGCCCCGGGTTTGATATTCACGGCGGCGGCGGTGACCTGGTCTTTCCGCATCATGAGAATGAACTCGCCCAGTCAGAGGGAGCGTCTGATGGGCAGCCATTTGCCAGGTACTGGATGCATAACGCGTTTATTACGGTGAATCAGGAGAAAATGTCTAAGTCATTGGGGAATTTCTTTCTGGTAAGGGATGTAACAGAAAAATTCCCTGGGGATGTGATCCGGTTCTATCTGCTGGGGACGCATTACCGAAGCCCGTTGGACTTTGATGATGAGAAACTGGTCATGGCATCCAAAGGACTTGATCGTCTAAAGAACAGTATCCGACTTGCCAAGGAAGCGATCGGAAAGGCGCCTATAGCAGTGGGTTTGACAACAGAGAATGGTGGCGAAGACGTTGTTGAAGCTGCAAAAATAGCTCAAAATGCCTTTGAACAGGCCATGGATGACGATTTTAACTCAGCTCAGGCCTATGCAGCACTTTTTGAGCTATCGCGAGCAATCAATACCTACGTTTCTAAAGGACAGATTGAAGCACAGGCACTGCAGGTCTCTGCGCAGACACTGATTGCACTGTCCGGTGTTTTGGGATTTGACCTGGAGGCAGAGTCTGAGGCGGATCAAACGGATTCCGGAAAGCTGGGGCCGGTCATGGATCTGGTCATGGAGATACGTGCTAATGCCCGTAAGAACAAAGATTGGGCCACAGCGGATCTCATCCGGGACCGGATTAAAGAAATTGGCATTATTATCGAAGATACGCCTGAAGGAGCCCGCTGGTATATTAAATAA
- a CDS encoding Mini-ribonuclease 3, producing MENHHRPDQTKGNNDLPDIWSVKLDKRWQDINILLLAYIGDAVYELWVRKHLLEQNITKVQQMHKRAITYVQAKTQAGILRYLMDELDETEREVVLRGRNAKGHYPRNVDVVTYRHATAFEALVGYWHITGHTSRMSGVFIRLDEILEKIAADTSGRGESEG from the coding sequence TTGGAGAATCATCACCGTCCTGATCAAACAAAAGGTAATAATGACCTGCCGGACATATGGTCGGTCAAACTGGATAAACGGTGGCAGGATATTAATATCCTGCTGCTTGCCTATATAGGCGATGCCGTTTATGAGTTATGGGTAAGGAAGCATCTTCTTGAGCAGAATATCACCAAAGTTCAACAGATGCACAAACGTGCGATTACTTACGTTCAGGCGAAAACCCAGGCGGGGATATTGCGATACCTCATGGATGAACTGGACGAGACAGAAAGAGAAGTCGTACTCCGGGGACGAAATGCGAAAGGGCATTACCCACGCAATGTCGATGTTGTCACCTATCGGCATGCCACTGCGTTTGAAGCCCTTGTGGGCTACTGGCATATTACGGGACATACCAGCAGAATGAGCGGAGTATTTATCCGCTTAGACGAAATATTGGAGAAAATCGCCGCAGATACTTCAGGGAGAGGGGAATCTGAAGGATGA
- a CDS encoding FAD-dependent thymidylate synthase produces the protein MRITHFEHTGLERIITWAKRNNIQEMPERDLKEVLKTINISFVAEGINRVQSMLLCELKASYVQQSQRYVAMGDDAYVFPDLPPNESRRAVELGQRAMELYAKMGALKNGSFKGRPKPEHYLYGIPIEDARYILPLGAKTNLAFAMTGDKLTELYRLLSDYRYGDVFCEFKQELSACLPGELLRVMPQNVDGKNSEIIEDFYREDLAKITPVEDVVLLTSCQDPNTKAGLGALTSTQSKSSSEILKAWGDEADKKARETVQRVMGYGHESIAEQARTTFGIMCSFVTYHQQVRHRLPEMYREDLLHVLLDLERPVVIPDSIRQSPFYNDYVTLTDDFRKFAKDICLQHGLDKALPFILNCQLIKIVMSTNARIDNAMLSERTCLNAQWEIRQLAVKKLKILRGLSDVLYEKALPPCLISKCKEGKMACGRVQEVRKMFLG, from the coding sequence ATGAGGATCACTCATTTCGAACATACGGGACTTGAAAGAATTATTACGTGGGCAAAGCGGAATAATATCCAAGAAATGCCGGAGAGGGATCTGAAGGAGGTATTGAAGACGATCAATATTTCCTTCGTGGCTGAAGGCATCAACAGGGTCCAAAGCATGCTGCTCTGTGAATTGAAAGCTTCTTATGTCCAGCAGAGCCAACGCTATGTGGCAATGGGCGACGATGCTTATGTCTTTCCGGATCTTCCGCCGAATGAAAGCCGGCGGGCCGTAGAGTTAGGCCAACGGGCCATGGAGCTTTACGCGAAAATGGGCGCATTAAAAAATGGCAGTTTTAAGGGACGCCCCAAACCGGAACATTACCTCTACGGTATCCCAATAGAAGATGCGCGCTATATTCTGCCATTAGGGGCAAAAACAAATCTGGCTTTTGCTATGACCGGTGATAAATTGACAGAGCTCTACCGACTTCTCTCTGATTACCGATATGGGGATGTGTTTTGTGAGTTTAAGCAAGAATTGAGCGCCTGTCTTCCAGGAGAGCTCCTTCGGGTTATGCCTCAAAATGTGGACGGCAAGAATAGCGAGATTATTGAGGATTTCTACCGCGAAGACTTAGCAAAAATCACTCCAGTGGAAGATGTTGTTCTGCTGACCAGTTGCCAGGATCCAAACACAAAGGCCGGATTGGGAGCGTTAACCAGTACGCAAAGCAAATCGTCTTCCGAGATACTGAAAGCCTGGGGCGATGAAGCGGACAAAAAGGCCCGGGAAACTGTGCAAAGAGTAATGGGATACGGCCACGAAAGCATAGCTGAGCAGGCTCGAACCACATTTGGGATAATGTGTTCTTTCGTCACCTACCACCAGCAGGTTCGGCACCGTCTTCCGGAAATGTACAGGGAGGACTTATTGCATGTCCTCTTGGATTTGGAGAGGCCTGTTGTTATACCGGACAGTATTCGCCAATCACCTTTTTATAATGACTATGTGACATTGACTGATGATTTCCGGAAATTTGCTAAGGATATCTGTTTACAACATGGATTGGATAAAGCCCTGCCATTTATCCTTAATTGTCAGCTTATAAAAATCGTCATGTCCACAAACGCGCGAATTGATAATGCGATGCTCTCGGAAAGAACCTGCTTGAATGCCCAATGGGAAATAAGACAGCTTGCTGTAAAAAAACTCAAGATTCTAAGGGGACTATCCGATGTTCTTTATGAAAAAGCACTTCCACCATGCCTTATCAGCAAATGTAAGGAAGGCAAGATGGCCTGCGGGAGAGTGCAGGAAGTCAGAAAAATGTTCCTGGGTTAA
- a CDS encoding dihydrofolate reductase, with product MKAIVSVDRNWGIGYQGDLLMKIPDDMKFFKQMTVGKVVVMGRGTYESLPGKEPLKDRINIVISSNSQFQDDRVIICRSLDDLLLELKKYPSDDICIIGGESLFKLMMPYLDELYVTKIGAAFPADTFFTDVDQNEDWKIASVGEMKNYNGIDYQVVKYIRKL from the coding sequence ATGAAAGCAATCGTATCGGTTGATCGAAATTGGGGAATTGGCTATCAAGGAGATTTGCTGATGAAGATTCCCGATGATATGAAATTCTTTAAACAGATGACGGTCGGGAAGGTCGTTGTCATGGGAAGAGGGACTTATGAGTCTCTGCCTGGGAAAGAGCCGCTGAAAGACAGAATCAATATCGTCATCAGTTCCAATAGCCAATTTCAGGATGACCGGGTCATTATATGCCGCTCTTTGGATGATTTGTTGCTTGAGTTAAAAAAATATCCGTCGGATGACATTTGTATTATTGGCGGAGAGTCGCTTTTTAAACTCATGATGCCTTATCTGGATGAGCTCTATGTCACCAAGATAGGAGCGGCTTTTCCGGCGGATACATTCTTTACTGATGTTGATCAAAATGAAGATTGGAAAATAGCCTCCGTCGGCGAAATGAAAAATTATAATGGAATTGACTATCAGGTGGTAAAATATATACGGAAATTATAG
- the rlmB gene encoding 23S rRNA (guanosine(2251)-2'-O)-methyltransferase RlmB: MGENIVCGRNAVNELLKSGNPVNKIVMKSEKENGQGRNADIVHRCKERGIPFQFVDNAVLDKLSAGEKHQGIVALSAAKEYVEPSDIIAIARQKGEDPFILVLDEIEDPHNLGALLRTADAAGVHGVIIPKRRSVGLTPAVGRTSAGAIEYVPVARVANLVQTLKYLKDEGCWVSGAEAGGKDIYQADLKGPRVVVIGGEDKGLGRLVKETCDEVISLPMLGRIASLNASVAGSIILYEVLRQRNKG, from the coding sequence TTGGGTGAAAATATCGTATGTGGACGTAATGCTGTCAATGAACTGCTCAAATCCGGTAATCCAGTGAATAAGATCGTGATGAAAAGTGAAAAAGAAAACGGTCAGGGCAGGAATGCCGATATCGTCCATCGGTGTAAAGAACGCGGCATACCCTTTCAATTTGTGGACAATGCGGTTCTGGATAAATTGAGCGCAGGTGAAAAGCATCAGGGCATTGTTGCGCTATCGGCAGCCAAAGAATATGTAGAGCCCTCGGATATTATTGCTATTGCCCGGCAGAAGGGTGAGGATCCATTCATATTGGTACTGGATGAGATCGAAGACCCGCATAATTTAGGGGCGCTTCTGCGAACAGCAGATGCAGCCGGTGTTCATGGCGTGATTATACCCAAAAGACGAAGTGTTGGTTTGACACCGGCCGTCGGCAGAACCTCTGCCGGTGCAATCGAATACGTGCCTGTAGCCAGAGTCGCTAATCTTGTTCAAACCTTGAAATACTTAAAAGATGAAGGCTGCTGGGTATCCGGGGCGGAAGCCGGCGGCAAAGATATTTACCAGGCTGATTTAAAAGGCCCCAGAGTTGTTGTCATTGGCGGAGAAGATAAGGGTTTAGGCCGCTTGGTCAAGGAGACATGTGATGAAGTGATTTCACTGCCAATGCTTGGAAGAATTGCATCCTTAAACGCCAGTGTTGCGGGCTCAATCATCCTCTATGAGGTCCTAAGGCAGAGAAATAAAGGTTGA
- the sigH gene encoding RNA polymerase sporulation sigma factor SigH: protein MDLTYSIQTEIQEDFEANEYIADEELVELAKIGDAEAQEYLINKYKNFVRAKARSYFLIGADREDIIQEGMIGLYKAIRDFRGDKLSSFRAFAELCITRQIITAIKTATRQKHIPLNSYVSLNKPIYDEDSDRTLLDVISGTKITDPEELIISREEFDDIEEKMGEILSSLEWEVLMSYLEGKSYQEIAVDLDRHVKSIDNALQRVKRKLERYLEHRGA from the coding sequence ATGGACTTGACCTATAGCATTCAGACAGAGATTCAAGAGGATTTCGAAGCTAATGAATACATAGCCGATGAGGAACTAGTAGAGTTAGCGAAGATAGGTGACGCAGAAGCTCAGGAGTACTTAATCAACAAGTACAAAAATTTTGTTCGAGCTAAAGCACGCTCGTATTTCCTGATCGGCGCAGATCGGGAAGACATTATTCAGGAAGGCATGATCGGGCTTTATAAAGCGATTCGTGACTTCCGTGGGGACAAGCTGTCGTCGTTTCGCGCATTTGCTGAGTTGTGTATCACCCGCCAAATCATTACTGCTATTAAAACAGCAACCCGACAGAAACATATCCCCCTTAACTCCTACGTATCGCTAAACAAACCCATTTACGACGAGGATTCAGACCGAACCTTGCTTGATGTTATCTCGGGGACGAAGATTACGGATCCGGAAGAACTTATCATCAGTCGGGAAGAGTTTGATGATATTGAAGAAAAGATGGGCGAGATACTCAGCTCGCTCGAATGGGAAGTTTTAATGTCCTATCTGGAAGGGAAATCTTATCAGGAGATTGCTGTCGACCTTGACCGACATGTCAAGTCTATTGACAACGCACTACAGCGAGTGAAAAGGAAGCTTGAGAGATACCTGGAGCATCGGGGAGCTTAG
- a CDS encoding glycosyl hydrolase family 18 protein, whose protein sequence is MKIHVVSAGESIYLIARKYGVSPQKIITDNELANPDQLVVGQTLVIIQSTRRHTVAAGESLYSIARKYGVSLQAVLTANPQIPNPSQIVIGQVITIPGESQTYGTIEVNGYAFPNIAMETLRKTLPYLTYLSIFSHQVNSDGSVTNITDSQLIQAARAARVAPLMVITNIQSGGSFNSDLARSILRNPTVQNTLINNIIRILREKNYYGLDIDFEYIYPADRENYNNFLRRVVNTLRPLGYSVTTALAPKLSAEQKGVLYEAHDYPVHGALADHVILMTYEWGYTYSPPKAVAPLNEVRKVLNYAVSAIPRQKIFMGIPNYGYDWTLPYVTGTAAKTISNTAAVDLARTKGTMIQYDATAQSPTLTYYEAGKKHEVWFEDARSIYAKLTLAHEFRLGGVSYWTIGRYFPQNWLVLRSLYTIRKVL, encoded by the coding sequence TTGAAAATTCATGTTGTCAGTGCCGGTGAGAGCATCTATCTCATTGCCAGGAAATATGGTGTTTCTCCCCAGAAAATTATTACGGATAATGAATTGGCAAATCCCGATCAATTAGTTGTTGGACAGACGCTGGTAATTATCCAAAGTACCCGCAGACATACAGTTGCCGCCGGTGAATCTCTCTATAGCATCGCCCGAAAATACGGCGTCAGTCTGCAGGCGGTGTTAACGGCGAATCCTCAGATACCTAACCCCAGCCAGATCGTTATCGGTCAAGTTATTACAATACCAGGAGAAAGCCAAACTTATGGAACAATAGAAGTCAATGGCTATGCCTTTCCGAATATCGCGATGGAAACACTGCGTAAAACGCTTCCTTATCTTACATACCTAAGTATTTTCAGCCATCAAGTGAATTCTGACGGCAGTGTGACCAACATCACGGACTCTCAGCTTATACAGGCGGCGAGAGCGGCTAGAGTAGCCCCGTTGATGGTGATAACCAATATCCAGAGCGGCGGCAGCTTCAATAGTGACCTGGCGAGGTCCATCCTGAGGAATCCGACTGTTCAAAATACGTTAATCAATAATATCATAAGGATCTTGAGAGAAAAAAACTATTATGGCCTGGATATCGATTTTGAGTACATCTATCCGGCGGACAGAGAAAACTATAATAACTTTTTGCGGCGGGTCGTCAACACGCTTCGACCCTTAGGATATTCGGTGACGACAGCATTGGCACCGAAGTTATCGGCCGAGCAAAAAGGAGTACTCTATGAAGCCCATGATTATCCTGTTCACGGTGCTTTAGCCGACCATGTCATTCTCATGACCTATGAATGGGGCTACACCTATAGTCCGCCAAAGGCTGTTGCGCCGTTAAATGAGGTGCGGAAAGTGTTAAACTATGCTGTATCCGCTATCCCAAGGCAAAAGATTTTTATGGGAATTCCCAACTATGGTTATGACTGGACACTTCCTTATGTAACAGGGACTGCTGCTAAGACAATTTCCAATACCGCTGCTGTTGATCTTGCCAGAACAAAGGGTACAATGATTCAATATGATGCGACGGCGCAATCGCCTACTCTAACCTATTATGAAGCAGGCAAGAAACATGAGGTTTGGTTTGAAGATGCCCGAAGCATCTATGCCAAACTGACCTTAGCCCATGAGTTCCGTCTGGGAGGCGTTAGCTATTGGACGATTGGCCGCTATTTTCCACAAAATTGGCTTGTTCTGAGGTCTTTATACACCATAAGAAAAGTATTATAA
- a CDS encoding sigma-54 interaction domain-containing protein, giving the protein MNNSDDLEKLRIILPILAKTSGGYATITDLDGKRLYTIDWNGNELESYRGEIYELAREAAQRNEPQIGYSQIEDQADAWALKVGNYVLSCSNVERIKKEQKFVDALVKALPMIAQVAGGEAVIFNERGERLYSFFSDGKERHELRGQISDQAKQAMLSQEPFVGKSFSTHGAMAVRIPITEKIGFGFNNEKVVSKQQKLYDEVKKFQSAKYRFEDIIGESEQITKTKTLAKFIAEGVSSILIYGETGTGKELFAQSIHNASERRYQPFIAINCGALPASLIESNLFGYEEGAFTGAKKGGSVGAFEQANGGTIFLDEISELEFGLQTKLLRVLQEREVVRVGGFKAKKVDVRVIASTNKQLAHLIGEGKFRDDLYYRLNVVQLTVPPLRERQDDVILLTRYFINKYAYSLGKAAVDIDDNTLTILKKYYWPGNVRELQNCIESAMNMIRGQAMLLPEHLPLYLWQGENQNEALQINFNHESLNLQKAVIQTEKMIIKKALEMNQYKKAKTAEVLGISTPTLWRKLTEYGIE; this is encoded by the coding sequence ATGAACAATAGCGATGATTTAGAGAAACTGCGAATTATTTTGCCCATACTGGCAAAGACATCCGGTGGCTATGCTACGATTACGGATTTAGATGGCAAAAGATTATATACTATTGACTGGAATGGAAATGAATTAGAAAGCTATAGGGGCGAGATATATGAGCTGGCGAGAGAGGCTGCACAGCGAAATGAGCCGCAAATCGGCTATTCTCAAATCGAAGATCAGGCCGACGCCTGGGCATTGAAGGTAGGTAATTATGTTCTGTCCTGCAGCAATGTGGAACGAATAAAAAAAGAACAAAAATTTGTTGATGCCTTGGTCAAGGCACTTCCGATGATTGCCCAAGTTGCAGGCGGAGAGGCGGTTATCTTCAATGAAAGAGGCGAGCGCTTATACAGCTTTTTTTCGGATGGAAAGGAACGACACGAATTACGAGGGCAAATCAGTGATCAGGCCAAGCAAGCGATGCTGTCCCAGGAACCCTTTGTTGGAAAGTCATTTTCCACACATGGGGCAATGGCCGTACGTATTCCCATCACTGAAAAAATTGGTTTTGGATTTAACAACGAAAAAGTTGTCAGCAAACAACAAAAGCTTTACGATGAAGTGAAAAAATTTCAGAGTGCTAAATATCGTTTTGAAGACATCATTGGTGAAAGTGAACAAATAACAAAAACAAAAACATTGGCTAAATTTATTGCCGAGGGTGTGTCTTCCATTCTTATTTATGGAGAGACGGGAACGGGTAAGGAGTTGTTTGCTCAATCGATCCATAATGCCAGTGAACGCCGTTACCAGCCGTTTATTGCGATAAACTGCGGGGCGTTACCCGCTTCACTCATTGAAAGTAATCTATTTGGATATGAAGAAGGTGCTTTCACCGGGGCAAAGAAGGGTGGCAGCGTCGGGGCTTTTGAACAAGCAAACGGTGGTACAATATTTCTTGATGAAATAAGTGAGTTGGAATTTGGCCTTCAAACGAAGTTACTGCGTGTACTGCAGGAAAGAGAAGTCGTGCGGGTTGGCGGATTTAAAGCTAAAAAAGTGGATGTCCGGGTTATCGCTTCAACCAATAAACAACTTGCCCATTTGATTGGGGAAGGAAAGTTTAGGGATGATCTTTATTATCGGTTAAACGTTGTTCAGCTCACTGTACCGCCTTTAAGGGAACGTCAAGATGATGTTATTTTACTGACGCGATACTTCATTAACAAATACGCTTATTCTTTGGGAAAAGCTGCTGTGGATATTGATGACAACACGCTTACAATCCTGAAAAAATACTACTGGCCAGGAAATGTTCGTGAACTTCAAAACTGCATTGAATCGGCTATGAATATGATTCGAGGCCAAGCCATGCTGCTGCCGGAACATTTGCCGTTATACTTATGGCAAGGGGAGAATCAGAATGAAGCCTTACAGATTAATTTTAACCATGAATCCTTGAATTTGCAGAAAGCCGTTATACAAACAGAAAAGATGATTATTAAGAAAGCCCTGGAAATGAATCAGTATAAGAAGGCTAAAACGGCTGAAGTGCTAGGAATAAGTACCCCAACCTTATGGCGAAAACTCACTGAATATGGAATTGAATAA